From a region of the Tenggerimyces flavus genome:
- a CDS encoding ABC transporter ATP-binding protein: MSLLDVKSLSVAYGSGRPTRAVRDVSFTLQDGEFVGLLGESGSGKTTLGNALLRLLPPPGRVTGGSVTFDGMDLLSLRGEELRKLRWRDISTVFQSSMNSLNPVISIEAQFRDVIEEHTSLRGAAVRSRIGELLEMVMIEPSFMRFYPHELSGGMKQRVSIALALALKPRFVLLDEPTTGLDVIVQRSILDNVRALQQSQGFAVLLISHDLGTVMEISDRVMVMYAGKIVEDQKSRSMLTEPIHPYSRGLLGAYADPRSESVRIAYIPGRPPDLGGPLQGCMFAARCKEAVDKCLTDEPVLLPMGGGEAACHVAEAQYAAPPGEVVRPEVDGEVFTKSSGGARVHGDEVLAVSSAVKTYRTRRGLKVSQVDAVKDVSFALRAGMVTALVGQSGSGKTTLARLVTGVERPTSGSVTFGSLRVDQLSKRQLKDYRQHIQLVFQDPFAALNPARTVGYTLSRPLINYRGATRATVGPMVAALLETVGMSPASQFVDKFPHQLSGGQQQRVVVARALAPDPEIIVADEPISMLDVSIRAEILELLDGLVRERSIAMLYITHDLLSARVLADEVLVLHRGRLVESGPTLDVIRSARDPYTRELLDAIPNPFALG, from the coding sequence ATGTCTCTGCTGGACGTGAAGTCGCTCAGCGTCGCGTACGGATCGGGGCGTCCGACTCGCGCCGTACGGGATGTCTCGTTCACCCTGCAGGACGGCGAGTTCGTCGGTCTGCTCGGTGAGTCGGGGAGTGGGAAGACCACGCTCGGGAACGCGCTGCTGCGGCTGCTGCCGCCGCCCGGTCGGGTGACGGGTGGGTCGGTGACGTTCGACGGGATGGACCTGCTGTCGCTGCGGGGCGAGGAGCTGCGGAAGCTGCGGTGGCGGGACATCTCGACGGTGTTCCAGAGCAGCATGAACTCGTTGAACCCGGTGATCTCGATCGAGGCCCAGTTCCGTGACGTGATCGAGGAACATACGTCGTTACGTGGGGCCGCGGTGCGGTCGCGGATCGGCGAGCTGCTCGAGATGGTGATGATCGAGCCGTCGTTCATGCGGTTCTATCCGCACGAGCTGTCGGGTGGGATGAAGCAGCGGGTGTCGATCGCGCTGGCGTTGGCGTTGAAGCCGCGGTTCGTGCTGCTGGACGAGCCGACGACCGGGCTCGACGTGATCGTGCAGCGGTCGATCCTGGACAACGTGCGCGCTCTGCAGCAGTCGCAGGGCTTCGCGGTGCTGCTGATCAGCCACGATCTCGGCACGGTGATGGAGATCTCGGACCGCGTGATGGTGATGTACGCGGGGAAGATCGTCGAGGACCAGAAGTCGCGGTCGATGCTGACCGAGCCGATACACCCGTACAGCCGCGGTCTGTTGGGGGCGTACGCCGACCCGCGGTCGGAGTCGGTGCGGATCGCGTACATCCCCGGGCGTCCGCCGGACCTCGGCGGTCCCTTGCAGGGCTGCATGTTTGCGGCGCGGTGCAAGGAAGCTGTCGACAAGTGCCTTACGGACGAGCCCGTGCTGTTGCCGATGGGTGGCGGCGAGGCGGCCTGCCATGTGGCGGAGGCGCAGTACGCGGCCCCGCCGGGTGAGGTCGTGCGGCCGGAGGTGGACGGCGAGGTGTTCACGAAGAGCTCGGGCGGCGCGCGGGTGCACGGCGACGAGGTGTTGGCGGTCTCGTCGGCGGTCAAGACGTACCGGACGCGACGCGGTCTGAAGGTGTCGCAAGTCGACGCGGTGAAGGACGTGTCGTTCGCCCTGCGGGCGGGGATGGTGACCGCGCTGGTCGGCCAGAGCGGCAGTGGCAAGACGACGTTGGCGCGGTTGGTGACGGGCGTCGAGCGGCCGACGTCGGGGTCGGTGACGTTCGGGTCGTTGCGGGTGGATCAGCTGTCCAAGCGGCAGTTGAAGGACTACCGGCAGCACATCCAGCTGGTGTTCCAGGACCCGTTCGCGGCGTTGAACCCGGCGCGAACGGTGGGCTACACGCTGAGCCGACCGTTGATCAACTACCGCGGGGCGACGCGTGCGACGGTGGGGCCGATGGTCGCGGCGCTGTTGGAGACGGTGGGGATGTCGCCGGCGTCGCAGTTCGTGGACAAGTTCCCGCACCAGCTGTCCGGTGGGCAGCAGCAGCGGGTCGTCGTCGCGCGGGCATTGGCGCCGGACCCGGAGATCATCGTGGCTGATGAGCCGATCTCGATGCTGGACGTGTCGATCCGGGCGGAGATCCTGGAGCTGTTGGATGGGTTGGTGCGGGAACGGTCCATCGCGATGCTCTACATCACGCACGATCTGCTGTCGGCGCGCGTGTTGGCAGACGAGGTGCTGGTGCTGCATCGCGGTCGACTGGTGGAGAGCGGGCCGACGTTGGACGTGATCCGGTCGGCGCGGGATCCGTACACGCGGGAGCTGCTGGACGCTATCCCGAATCCGTTCGCTCTGGGCTAG
- a CDS encoding methyltransferase family protein: MDTKRAALGSAAFFVAAPGTVVGLVPWLITRWDLDGGWWPAQVLGAALVVTGLVPVVSAFAQFAQAGGTPMPLAPTQRLVVTGFNRYVRNPMYVGLLVVILGQALLFTSPGLVAYAAAAWAATATFVRWYEEPTLQRTYGAEYDEYRANVRGWLPRRRPWTPTS; the protein is encoded by the coding sequence GTGGACACCAAGCGAGCAGCGCTCGGGAGTGCGGCGTTCTTCGTCGCGGCGCCCGGCACGGTCGTCGGGCTGGTTCCCTGGCTCATCACCCGTTGGGACCTCGACGGCGGGTGGTGGCCAGCCCAAGTCCTCGGCGCGGCGCTCGTCGTCACCGGCCTCGTCCCGGTCGTCAGCGCGTTCGCGCAGTTCGCCCAGGCCGGCGGCACGCCGATGCCGCTCGCGCCGACGCAGAGGCTCGTCGTCACCGGCTTCAACCGCTACGTCCGCAACCCCATGTACGTCGGCCTGCTCGTCGTGATCCTCGGCCAGGCGCTCCTCTTCACCAGCCCCGGCCTCGTCGCCTACGCCGCCGCGGCGTGGGCCGCCACGGCGACGTTCGTCCGCTGGTACGAGGAACCCACCCTGCAACGCACCTACGGCGCCGAGTACGACGAATACCGTGCCAACGTCCGCGGCTGGCTCCCACGAAGGCGCCCCTGGACGCCGACGAGCTAG
- a CDS encoding FAD-dependent oxidoreductase, with protein MVSGMGKRADVDAIVVGGGLMGAATAWALAGRGRSVVLMEAHEFGHKGGSSHGSARIFRRAYPDPMYVKLTGKAGELWRELEHQTGEQLLTLTGGLDHGASRGPKALTDVLKASRVQAELLDQTEAQARWPGMVFDGPVMFHPEAGVIDAERAVHAMIKQARADGALVRENAPVHKIELADDLAWVHTREESWTATTVVSAAGAWTTDLLAGLVTLPPLRVTQESVFHFGLADPSVEWPTFIYRDGVAGNVTFYGVPAGRDGGRPGVIKIGEHENGTVTTADTRTGTIDPAARQRVVDYVTKRLPGLEAGPFNEASCLYTWTQSEDWVLDRYGNIVVCSPCSGHGAKFAPLVGQLTADLATGERLETPLAKRFSLRTHLH; from the coding sequence ATGGTGAGCGGTATGGGCAAGCGCGCGGACGTCGACGCGATCGTGGTCGGCGGTGGGCTGATGGGGGCGGCCACCGCATGGGCGCTCGCCGGACGCGGGCGGTCCGTCGTTCTGATGGAGGCCCACGAGTTCGGGCACAAGGGCGGCAGCTCGCACGGCAGCGCCAGGATCTTCCGGCGCGCCTATCCCGACCCGATGTACGTCAAGCTCACGGGCAAAGCCGGCGAGCTGTGGCGCGAGCTCGAGCACCAGACCGGCGAACAGCTGCTCACCCTCACAGGCGGCCTCGACCACGGCGCCTCCCGCGGGCCGAAGGCGCTCACCGACGTCCTCAAGGCCTCCCGCGTCCAAGCCGAGCTGCTCGACCAGACCGAGGCCCAGGCGCGATGGCCCGGCATGGTCTTCGACGGTCCCGTCATGTTCCACCCCGAAGCCGGGGTCATCGACGCCGAACGAGCCGTCCACGCGATGATCAAGCAGGCCAGAGCCGACGGCGCCCTCGTACGCGAGAACGCACCCGTCCACAAGATCGAGCTCGCCGACGACCTCGCCTGGGTGCACACCCGCGAGGAGTCCTGGACCGCCACCACCGTCGTCTCCGCGGCCGGCGCCTGGACCACCGACCTGCTCGCAGGCCTTGTCACGCTCCCGCCGCTCCGCGTCACCCAGGAGTCGGTCTTCCACTTCGGCCTCGCCGACCCGTCGGTCGAGTGGCCGACGTTCATCTACCGCGACGGCGTCGCCGGCAACGTCACGTTCTACGGCGTACCCGCCGGGCGCGACGGCGGCCGACCGGGCGTGATCAAGATCGGCGAGCACGAGAACGGCACCGTCACCACCGCCGACACCCGCACCGGAACGATCGACCCCGCCGCCCGCCAACGCGTCGTCGACTACGTGACCAAACGCCTGCCCGGCCTCGAGGCCGGCCCGTTCAACGAGGCCTCCTGCCTCTACACCTGGACGCAGTCCGAGGACTGGGTCCTCGACCGGTACGGCAACATCGTCGTCTGCTCACCCTGCTCCGGCCACGGCGCCAAGTTCGCCCCGCTGGTCGGCCAGCTCACCGCGGACCTGGCGACCGGCGAACGCCTCGAGACCCCTCTCGCCAAGCGCTTCTCGCTCAGAACCCATCTCCACTAG
- a CDS encoding IS982 family transposase gives MDADLDTLATALYVRTDDWLKSAPERAPWRPAVGIVPKISDAELVTLAVMQALLGHTSEARWLRYARSHLRALFPYLPKQPGYNKRLRRLGSTIGWLVGVLARDTTMWTDDVWVVDSTPVECGRSRETARRSDLAGWAEYGYCASHSRFFWGLRLHLLCTLHGLPVGFALTGAKADERQILLGVLHADPDLTTGRVGQIVIADKNYYGREFETALADAGLHLLRPTRKGETPRAGAEFFQPLRQVIESINDTFKGQLDLEHHGGHTPAGVWVRVLQRVLAMTTAIWHNDHTSQPIKRSLLAYDH, from the coding sequence GTGGACGCTGACCTGGACACCCTCGCGACAGCACTGTACGTGCGGACCGATGATTGGTTGAAGTCGGCGCCGGAACGAGCGCCATGGCGTCCTGCGGTGGGGATCGTTCCGAAGATCAGTGACGCTGAACTGGTCACCTTGGCGGTGATGCAGGCACTGCTCGGACACACCAGCGAGGCGCGCTGGTTGCGCTATGCCCGGAGCCACCTGCGGGCGTTGTTCCCGTATCTGCCCAAGCAGCCCGGTTACAACAAGCGGCTGCGGCGGTTGGGCTCGACGATCGGTTGGTTGGTCGGGGTGCTGGCCCGCGACACCACGATGTGGACCGACGATGTGTGGGTGGTCGACTCGACTCCGGTCGAGTGCGGTCGATCACGCGAGACCGCGCGTCGTTCCGATCTGGCCGGTTGGGCTGAGTACGGCTACTGCGCCAGCCACTCCCGCTTCTTTTGGGGACTGCGGCTGCATCTGCTGTGCACCCTGCACGGGCTACCGGTCGGGTTCGCCCTGACCGGAGCGAAGGCCGACGAACGTCAGATCCTGCTCGGCGTCCTCCACGCCGACCCCGACCTGACCACCGGGAGGGTCGGGCAGATCGTGATCGCGGACAAGAACTACTACGGCCGCGAGTTCGAGACCGCCCTGGCCGACGCCGGCCTCCACCTGCTCCGCCCGACCCGCAAAGGCGAAACCCCACGGGCAGGCGCCGAGTTCTTCCAACCGCTACGACAAGTCATCGAGTCGATCAACGACACCTTCAAAGGCCAACTCGACCTCGAACACCACGGCGGCCACACCCCCGCAGGCGTCTGGGTCCGCGTCCTCCAACGCGTCCTGGCCATGACTACCGCGATCTGGCACAACGATCACACCAGCCAACCGATCAAGCGATCACTCCTGGCCTACGACCACTAA
- a CDS encoding 5'-nucleotidase, whose amino-acid sequence MAYELSSRLVVGVASSALFDLAESDAYFRSHGEVAYRVYQDERVDDTLRPGVAFPFVQRLLALNDLRPGDGLVEVIVLSKNDPTTGLRVLRSIATHGLDITRSAFTQGKAPYAYIPAFEMSLFLSGNRADVDAAIAAGCPAGHVLPSAAVYDEADRELRVAFDFDGVLASDESERVYRSAGDLAPYHEHELSRRFEALAKGPLQPLLAKLNAIQALEEERRLSTGTYVPRLRIALVTARSAPALDRAIHSLRDWGVQVNDAFFLGGIEKARVLEVLRPHIFFDDQRTHFADFVAGVHIPYGVANEPSR is encoded by the coding sequence GTGGCTTATGAGTTGAGCTCCCGGCTCGTGGTGGGTGTGGCGTCGAGTGCGCTCTTCGACCTGGCGGAGTCCGATGCGTACTTCCGTTCGCACGGCGAGGTCGCGTACCGCGTCTACCAGGACGAACGGGTCGACGACACGTTGCGGCCGGGCGTGGCGTTCCCGTTCGTGCAACGGCTGCTCGCGCTGAACGACCTCCGCCCGGGCGACGGCCTGGTCGAGGTGATCGTGCTGTCGAAGAACGACCCGACCACTGGCCTGCGGGTGTTGCGATCGATCGCGACCCATGGCCTGGACATCACCCGCTCCGCGTTCACCCAGGGCAAGGCTCCCTACGCGTACATCCCCGCGTTCGAGATGTCCCTGTTCCTCTCCGGGAACCGGGCGGACGTCGACGCCGCCATCGCGGCCGGCTGTCCGGCTGGCCACGTCCTGCCGTCGGCAGCCGTCTACGACGAAGCCGACCGTGAGCTGCGGGTCGCGTTCGACTTCGACGGGGTGCTCGCCAGCGACGAGTCCGAACGCGTCTACCGTTCGGCCGGCGACCTCGCGCCGTACCACGAGCACGAGCTGAGCCGCCGGTTCGAGGCGCTGGCCAAGGGCCCGTTGCAGCCGCTGCTCGCCAAGCTGAACGCGATCCAAGCGCTCGAGGAGGAGCGTCGGCTCTCGACCGGCACCTACGTTCCGCGGCTGCGGATCGCCCTCGTCACGGCACGCAGCGCTCCCGCGCTCGATCGTGCGATCCACTCGTTGCGGGACTGGGGCGTCCAGGTCAACGACGCGTTCTTCCTGGGCGGGATCGAGAAGGCGCGCGTGTTGGAGGTGCTGCGGCCGCACATCTTCTTCGACGACCAGAGGACGCATTTCGCCGACTTCGTCGCGGGGGTGCACATCCCGTACGGCGTCGCGAACGAGCCGTCTAGATGA
- a CDS encoding patatin-like protein produces MSDRPVEPSLPVEEIRLAVVLNGGVSLAIWMGGATLEIDRLTRREGPYAALLDLMGSEARADVITGSSAGGINGAFLSVAQVSVNADLRLLRDLWADQGRLESMFRKPFRGSPTSLLQGDEYFLPRLRDAFRQLARRWNPRPIDERPVDLTITTSLLTGAQRVTVDSLGQPLKQTTHDETFSFRRGPTARTLVNGQWQTPDDFSAERIEATVDKLALAARSTASFPLAFEPSFIPVVFDGSDTTNGRPNMANAVSWAEADRSGGVRDLSRYTVDGGLLVNTPTQAALEAIDKMPASDSVRRVMLVVHPHAGLPSAARADDPNDPPTVAEAASMILGARSSQSNKSFVDEVERYSREATARRGGLRDVLVNLARAGSTPMPERLFDLAEPLQPHYRELRIREEASEIADRTPSQPGWPWDRVREAAEQAQRSYAVAALPPGIPVRGELPYAPSHWTWRTALDWSTLTPGAHAPTADSETWKDGTSWGWGLPILDQLSDALLDVIALVFRVASPEVMAEVYEKALRKRLHEIRGKLADLHAEIDTAVFTPGAEEPSAEHWRERLEEYATQLVGTSSTLGARTLEQARDLARLALETCPYLRDPMGATPSEARTMQAWCDLLDSDALPGEPADAVTRTLGRLIALMVCATCIAEPPQTRGGPVQLVQLSLHTPNAFVEHSTEPDDKVGGASVHRFGGFLKESWRINDWTWGRLDAATALARTVADPRRLRRLALLRGERSAALVSEDFASLTANLFGVTADEQLPEVVRECGARALAELHALSERDPSEEDGRYLPWLAEYVAWALHIEIVLEELPALARAIHADRAEGANRRSRGQLFLDSEAVLLGQVSRLNHATAASERLSLGVQALRAFDRAGIGREDLSIERGSDQMIRTAATAAAVGVTLLDSDKVGIPAVKAVTRSVRGASLLPYWMVFGLTLSGSAARFVALLVLAFGGISLSVALVAGAPGWVTALGVAALLTTFGFAALRTGTLLHGLVLLAPVLPLTVYAGFRWADDDTGNAAGIVIGAALVVVGFVVLGMLGVPSRTPPAVMSDLTAKLVTRLGFQPPVSFTRTRLGLTAAAVVVLCALVAVIAWLITRYDEDIAAQFVEWWNALGSASGRSIGLVLLVLLGIAVALGGLAASSGSRSLQRWQVSLTGIAPRFRRQRTSHPAALTSSWGWLYGVVFAVIAVAIAFGGVSQPWARLVVFTATPFALVLLAIVTWWPTMRARKDIEARLKPYLVALKNADGRVSESDVALRLAEDELAYSFLVRVDNPDTATERIALTYRGSTMAGTTPRPI; encoded by the coding sequence ATGTCCGACCGGCCGGTCGAGCCCAGCCTGCCCGTCGAGGAGATCCGGCTCGCGGTCGTCCTCAACGGCGGCGTGAGTCTCGCGATCTGGATGGGCGGCGCGACGCTCGAGATCGACCGCCTGACCAGGCGCGAAGGACCGTACGCCGCGCTGCTCGACCTGATGGGCTCCGAGGCCCGCGCCGACGTCATCACCGGTTCCAGCGCCGGCGGCATCAACGGCGCGTTCCTCTCGGTCGCCCAGGTCAGTGTCAACGCCGACTTGCGGCTGCTCCGCGACTTATGGGCTGACCAGGGCCGCCTCGAAAGTATGTTCCGCAAGCCGTTCCGTGGCAGTCCCACCTCACTTTTGCAGGGGGACGAATACTTTCTGCCCAGGCTGCGCGACGCCTTCCGGCAGCTGGCACGACGTTGGAACCCCCGCCCGATCGACGAACGTCCCGTCGACCTCACCATCACGACCTCGCTGCTCACCGGCGCACAGCGCGTCACGGTCGACTCGCTCGGCCAGCCGCTCAAGCAGACCACCCACGACGAGACGTTCAGCTTCCGCCGCGGCCCGACCGCGCGCACGTTGGTGAACGGGCAGTGGCAGACGCCCGACGACTTCTCAGCCGAACGGATCGAGGCCACCGTCGACAAGCTGGCGCTCGCGGCCAGGAGCACGGCGAGCTTCCCGCTGGCGTTCGAGCCGTCGTTCATCCCGGTCGTGTTCGACGGCTCCGACACCACCAACGGGCGGCCGAACATGGCGAACGCCGTCTCTTGGGCCGAGGCCGACCGGTCCGGCGGCGTACGTGACCTGTCCCGCTACACCGTCGACGGCGGGCTGCTCGTCAACACACCCACCCAGGCCGCGCTCGAGGCGATCGACAAGATGCCGGCGAGCGACTCCGTACGGCGGGTCATGCTCGTCGTCCACCCGCACGCCGGCCTTCCCAGTGCGGCCCGCGCCGACGACCCGAACGACCCGCCGACCGTCGCCGAGGCCGCGTCGATGATCCTCGGCGCGCGGTCGAGCCAGAGCAACAAGTCGTTCGTCGACGAGGTCGAGCGGTACAGCCGCGAGGCGACCGCGCGCCGCGGCGGGCTGCGCGACGTGCTCGTCAACCTCGCCCGCGCGGGGTCGACGCCGATGCCGGAGCGCCTGTTCGACCTGGCCGAGCCGCTGCAGCCGCACTACCGCGAGCTGCGCATCCGCGAGGAGGCCAGCGAGATCGCGGACCGGACGCCGAGCCAGCCGGGGTGGCCGTGGGACCGCGTCCGCGAGGCCGCGGAGCAGGCGCAACGTTCGTACGCCGTCGCCGCGCTCCCGCCCGGCATCCCGGTCCGCGGCGAGCTGCCGTACGCGCCGTCGCACTGGACCTGGCGGACGGCGCTCGACTGGTCCACGCTCACGCCCGGCGCGCACGCGCCGACCGCCGACAGCGAGACCTGGAAGGACGGAACGTCCTGGGGCTGGGGGCTGCCGATCCTCGACCAGCTCTCCGACGCGCTGCTCGACGTCATCGCGCTCGTCTTCCGGGTCGCGAGCCCGGAGGTCATGGCGGAGGTGTACGAGAAGGCGCTGCGCAAACGGCTGCACGAGATCCGGGGCAAGCTCGCCGACCTGCACGCCGAGATCGACACGGCGGTGTTCACGCCGGGCGCCGAGGAACCGTCGGCCGAGCATTGGCGCGAGCGGCTCGAGGAGTACGCGACGCAGCTGGTCGGTACCTCGTCGACCCTCGGCGCGCGAACGCTGGAGCAGGCTCGGGACCTCGCGCGGCTCGCGCTGGAGACCTGCCCGTACCTGCGCGACCCGATGGGCGCGACGCCGAGCGAGGCCCGCACCATGCAGGCCTGGTGCGACCTGCTCGACTCCGACGCGCTGCCGGGCGAGCCCGCCGACGCGGTGACCAGGACGCTCGGGCGGCTGATCGCGCTGATGGTGTGCGCGACCTGCATCGCCGAACCGCCGCAGACCCGCGGCGGACCGGTGCAGCTCGTGCAGCTGAGCCTGCACACGCCGAACGCGTTCGTCGAACACAGCACGGAGCCGGACGACAAGGTGGGCGGCGCGTCCGTGCACCGCTTCGGCGGTTTCCTCAAGGAGTCTTGGCGAATCAACGACTGGACGTGGGGTCGGCTGGACGCGGCGACGGCGTTGGCTCGTACGGTCGCCGACCCGCGGCGGCTGCGGCGGCTCGCGTTGCTGCGCGGCGAACGGAGTGCGGCGCTGGTCTCGGAGGACTTCGCCTCGCTGACGGCCAACCTGTTCGGGGTGACCGCCGACGAGCAGCTGCCAGAGGTCGTCCGCGAGTGCGGCGCGCGGGCACTGGCGGAGCTGCACGCATTGTCGGAGCGCGATCCGTCGGAGGAGGACGGGCGCTACCTGCCCTGGTTGGCGGAGTACGTCGCGTGGGCGTTGCACATCGAGATCGTGCTCGAGGAGCTGCCCGCGCTCGCACGCGCGATCCACGCCGACCGCGCGGAGGGTGCGAACAGGCGGAGCCGAGGACAGCTCTTCCTCGACTCCGAGGCCGTGCTGTTGGGGCAGGTGTCGCGGCTGAACCACGCGACGGCCGCCTCGGAACGGTTGAGTCTCGGTGTGCAGGCGTTGCGCGCGTTCGACCGGGCGGGCATCGGACGCGAGGACCTGTCGATCGAACGTGGCAGCGACCAGATGATCCGTACGGCGGCGACGGCCGCGGCGGTGGGCGTGACGCTGCTCGACAGCGACAAGGTCGGCATCCCGGCGGTGAAGGCCGTGACGCGGAGCGTGCGTGGTGCTTCGTTGTTGCCGTACTGGATGGTGTTCGGACTCACCCTGTCCGGCTCGGCGGCGCGGTTCGTTGCCCTTCTGGTGTTGGCGTTCGGCGGCATCTCGCTGAGCGTCGCGCTGGTCGCGGGGGCGCCGGGGTGGGTGACGGCGCTGGGCGTCGCGGCTTTGCTGACGACGTTCGGGTTCGCGGCGTTGCGTACGGGCACGTTGCTGCACGGGCTCGTCCTGCTGGCGCCAGTCTTACCGCTGACGGTGTACGCCGGGTTCCGCTGGGCCGACGACGACACCGGCAACGCCGCGGGCATCGTGATCGGTGCGGCGCTGGTCGTCGTCGGGTTCGTCGTGCTCGGGATGTTGGGCGTGCCGAGCCGTACGCCACCTGCGGTGATGTCGGACCTGACCGCGAAACTTGTTACCCGGTTGGGATTCCAGCCGCCGGTGTCGTTCACGCGGACGCGGCTCGGACTGACCGCGGCCGCCGTCGTGGTGCTGTGCGCGTTGGTGGCGGTGATCGCGTGGTTGATCACCCGGTACGACGAGGACATCGCGGCGCAGTTCGTCGAGTGGTGGAACGCGCTGGGGTCGGCTTCGGGACGTTCGATCGGGCTGGTTCTGCTTGTTTTGTTGGGAATCGCGGTCGCGCTGGGCGGGCTTGCCGCCTCGTCGGGGAGCCGCTCGTTGCAGCGCTGGCAGGTGTCGTTGACCGGGATCGCGCCGCGGTTCCGGCGGCAGCGTACGTCGCACCCGGCGGCGCTGACGTCGTCGTGGGGTTGGTTGTACGGCGTGGTGTTCGCGGTGATCGCGGTGGCGATCGCGTTCGGCGGGGTGTCGCAGCCGTGGGCGCGGCTCGTGGTGTTCACGGCGACACCGTTCGCCCTTGTTTTGTTGGCGATCGTGACGTGGTGGCCGACGATGCGGGCGCGGAAGGACATCGAGGCGCGGCTGAAGCCGTATCTGGTGGCATTGAAGAACGCGGACGGTCGGGTCTCGGAGTCCGACGTCGCGCTGCGGCTGGCCGAGGACGAGCTCGCGTACAGCTTCCTCGTTCGTGTCGACAACCCCGACACGGCAACGGAGCGGATCGCGCTGACGTACCGGGGCTCGACGATGGCGGGGACGACGCCCCGCCCGATCTAG
- a CDS encoding isocitrate lyase/PEP mutase family protein yields MTTTADKVAQFRKLHEGPGAFVMPNPWDAGSAKVLAGLGYKALASSSGALAFTLGRVDGANLVTREQAIAHAKQIADATDLPVNGDLERGFGDSPDDAAETIRQAAAAGLAGASIEDATANPDKPIYDLEHAKDRIRAAAEAAKNAENGFVLTARAENFLYGISDLADTIARLQAYEEAGADVLYCPGVTDLDDIRAVCDAVGKPVNVLPLTPTLTVKAIEDAGAKRISLGTWFHNAALAGFLQAAQELKDNGTFEFFGNSRADVKPYLQS; encoded by the coding sequence ATGACAACCACCGCCGACAAGGTCGCGCAGTTCCGCAAGCTCCACGAGGGTCCCGGCGCCTTCGTCATGCCCAACCCCTGGGACGCCGGCAGCGCCAAGGTGCTCGCGGGCCTCGGCTACAAGGCGCTCGCCAGCTCCAGCGGCGCGCTCGCGTTCACGCTCGGCCGCGTCGACGGCGCCAACCTCGTCACCCGCGAGCAGGCGATCGCCCACGCCAAGCAGATCGCGGACGCCACCGATCTCCCGGTGAACGGCGACCTCGAGCGCGGCTTCGGCGACAGCCCCGACGACGCCGCGGAGACGATCCGGCAGGCAGCCGCGGCTGGGCTCGCCGGCGCCTCGATCGAGGACGCGACCGCCAACCCGGACAAGCCGATCTACGACCTCGAGCACGCCAAGGACCGCATCCGCGCCGCCGCCGAGGCAGCCAAGAACGCCGAGAACGGCTTCGTCCTCACCGCGCGCGCCGAGAACTTCCTGTACGGCATCAGCGACCTCGCCGATACCATCGCCCGACTCCAGGCGTACGAGGAGGCCGGCGCCGACGTCCTCTACTGCCCCGGCGTCACCGACCTCGACGACATCCGCGCGGTCTGCGACGCCGTCGGCAAGCCGGTCAACGTCCTCCCGCTCACGCCGACCCTCACCGTCAAGGCCATCGAGGACGCCGGCGCCAAGCGCATCAGCCTCGGCACCTGGTTCCACAACGCCGCGCTCGCCGGGTTCCTCCAGGCCGCGCAGGAGCTCAAGGACAACGGCACGTTCGAGTTCTTCGGCAACTCGCGCGCCGACGTCAAGCCCTACCTGCAAAGCTAG
- a CDS encoding TetR/AcrR family transcriptional regulator — translation MSDELLSIGSEPPPRERADAARNRLKILAAAERLFARHGVGNVSMDQVAAEAGVGKGTLFRRFGDKAGLAVALLGEREKQLQQQILQGDPPLGPGAEPRERLRAFLHAYADLLDAHLDLIHMSETASPGARFRIGAYQLWRKHVAILINQANPTADADFLAQAILASLAADQRKATKDEFPTHRLKQGLDTIADKLTS, via the coding sequence ATGAGTGACGAGTTGCTGAGCATCGGGTCCGAGCCGCCGCCCCGGGAGCGGGCGGATGCGGCGCGGAATCGGCTGAAGATTCTGGCTGCCGCGGAGCGGTTGTTCGCCCGACATGGCGTCGGCAACGTCTCGATGGACCAGGTCGCCGCCGAGGCGGGCGTCGGCAAGGGGACGCTGTTCCGGCGGTTCGGCGACAAGGCCGGCCTCGCGGTCGCCCTGCTCGGCGAGCGCGAGAAGCAGCTCCAACAGCAGATCCTCCAGGGCGACCCGCCGCTCGGTCCCGGCGCCGAGCCGAGGGAACGGCTCAGGGCGTTCCTGCACGCGTACGCCGACCTGCTCGACGCTCACCTCGATCTCATCCACATGTCCGAGACCGCGAGCCCCGGCGCTCGCTTCCGGATCGGCGCCTACCAGCTCTGGCGCAAGCACGTCGCGATCCTGATCAACCAAGCCAACCCCACAGCAGACGCCGACTTCCTCGCCCAGGCGATCCTCGCCTCCCTCGCCGCCGACCAACGCAAGGCCACCAAGGACGAGTTCCCCACGCACAGGCTCAAGCAAGGGCTCGACACGATCGCCGACAAGCTCACCAGCTAG